A segment of the Zingiber officinale cultivar Zhangliang chromosome 8B, Zo_v1.1, whole genome shotgun sequence genome:
CCATGCCTGCACCTCGGCATCCTCTGTATCAGTCCCTCCCCGAAATGGTTAAACGCGATCGTCACTTGCATGGCTTTGTCCCCGTCGTAGGAATCACTGTGCCCCAAGAGCATGACCTCGTTGTGGTGGGTGAAGTAGTTGTTGGAGATGGTGATGGCCGTGGAGCCCATGACGGCGTCGACGAGCCCGTCGGCGCAGTGGGAGAGGGAGCAATGGTCGACCCAGACGTGGCTCGAGCCGAAGATGGAGATGCCGTCACCGTCGGCCATGGTGCGCCACCCGTAGTGCGACGGGGAGCTGCGGACCATAGCGTTGCCGGTGGGCCTGCAGTCGTGGATGTGGATGCCGTGGATGATGACGTTGGTGACGTACTGGACGGTGACGCAGGCTCCGCCGGAGATGTGCACGTCGGCGCCGCGCCCGTCGATGGTCTTGAAGCTGTTCACGATGAGCTCCTGCTTGAGCACGATGACCATGTCGCGCTGGAACGTTATCCACAGCGGCGCGTCCTGAATGGCGGCGTGGCGGAGCGTGCCCGGGCGCGGGTTCACTGGGTCTTCGTCGCGCGGGTCCGTCACGACGTAGTAGTCGCCGGCCCGGCCTCCGGCGGCGTTGCGGCCGAAGCCAATGCCGCAGTCGGCTAGGCGCTTGCGGTCGAGATGCCAGTTGTGATCGCAGCGCCAGCAATCGTCGATGGGGTTCCCGGTTCCGCATGTCGACAGATAACCCAGAGATCTCCGATTCGTGCTGTTCCTTATGCTCCTGCTCAACAAAATTACACTGCGTTTTCAACAAAGAAACCATGAGTGAAAACTGAGAAGTCTTAAAATTTACATGCAGACGGTGGCGGCAACCTCCTCCGGGTCATCGACTGCAGCGGAAGCGCT
Coding sequences within it:
- the LOC122017110 gene encoding probable pectate lyase 8 translates to MAKSLRSFLSLVLLLGIFVVSDGSFGNKASNSRSSGDLSRSLRTAQTMNSTSASAAVDDPEEVAATVCMSIRNSTNRRSLGYLSTCGTGNPIDDCWRCDHNWHLDRKRLADCGIGFGRNAAGGRAGDYYVVTDPRDEDPVNPRPGTLRHAAIQDAPLWITFQRDMVIVLKQELIVNSFKTIDGRGADVHISGGACVTVQYVTNVIIHGIHIHDCRPTGNAMVRSSPSHYGWRTMADGDGISIFGSSHVWVDHCSLSHCADGLVDAVMGSTAITISNNYFTHHNEVMLLGHSDSYDGDKAMQVTIAFNHFGEGLIQRMPRCRHGYFHVVNNDYTHWEMYAIGGSANPTINSQGNRYLAPANPFAKEVTKRVDTDASEWRRWNWRSAGDLLLNGAYFTASGAGASASYARASSLGAKPSAMVASLTSGAGALSCRKGRLC